One Salvia splendens isolate huo1 chromosome 22, SspV2, whole genome shotgun sequence DNA segment encodes these proteins:
- the LOC121786505 gene encoding zinc finger protein ZAT4-like, with protein sequence MDCTNSDSNNNNRIKSNRNDQSEDNKFRCMICNKAFSSYQALGGHRASHKKFKGCCAPTTTTTTNPPHNLQDCKKSKDHECPICFKIFPSGQALGGHKRSHLITDQPKINPTGHLRVEETQAPQVRRFLDLNLPAPVEEECNVELKPWWIGAARPNLRLKCL encoded by the coding sequence ATGGATTGCACCAATTCTGACTCCAACAACAATAACAGAATCAAGAGCAACCGGAATGATCAATCCGAGGATAACAAGTTTAGGTGCATGATTTGCAACAAGGCCTTCTCGTCATACCAAGCATTAGGTGGTCACAGAGCAAGCCACAAAAAGTTCAAAGGTTGTTGTGCTccgacaacaacaacaacaacaaatccACCTCACAATCTTCAAGATTGCAAGAAAAGTAAAGATCATGAGTGCCCAATTTGCTTCAAGATCTTCCCATCAGGCCAAGCATTGGGTGGTCACAAAAGATCCCATTTGATCACTGATCAGCCCAAGATCAATCCCACTGGCCATCTTCGTGTCGAAGAGACACAAGCTCCACAAGTTCGGCGTTTTCTTGACCTCAACTTGCCTGCCCCGGTCGAGGAAGAGTGCAACGTTGAGTTGAAGCCGTGGTGGATTGGCGCGGCTCGGCCTAATCTCAGGCTGAAATGTCTATAG